One Fusobacterium ulcerans DNA segment encodes these proteins:
- a CDS encoding phospho-sugar mutase, whose amino-acid sequence MVENILQKYNKWAKIEFITINEKLEVKELKDEEIKDSFYKYLEFGTGGMRGIMGMGTNRMNIYMIRKATQGFSNYLINSSGEFGKNKGVVIAYDCRINSYEFALNSALVLCANGIKTYLFSSLRSTPELSFAVRELECQAGIMITASHNPKEYNGYKVYWKDGGQLVEPQASGIIEEVNKTDEFEDVKIVAQEEAEKSGLLNILNDELDSKYLEKVKKESILKDLSNKENFKLAYSPLHGTGGRPVKRLLNELGYKNVYIVEAQKKPDGEFPTCSYANPEEKNVFDLSIKLADEIGAKVCLANDPDADRTGMMVKEKNEWIYLNGNQIGMLLLKYILDNKKDIPKNGAVVTTIVSTPILDKITGERNLKVFRTLTGFKYIGEKIREFEEGKYDNSFVFGMEESIGYLKGTYVRDKDGILGVMLLTEMVAYFESIGTSSVKELRKLYDKYGWYSEITYPVTREGIQGTEEIKKMMEELRKRDLKVLLDKKINIVRDYKLKKEKNYLDNSESELLLPKSDVIQYILEDETYITVRPSGTEPKIKYYIYTKGKNKKEADEKLENVLNDFKGYMESLLN is encoded by the coding sequence ATGGTAGAAAATATATTACAAAAATATAATAAATGGGCAAAAATAGAATTTATTACTATAAATGAAAAACTAGAAGTAAAAGAATTAAAAGATGAAGAAATAAAAGATAGTTTTTATAAATACCTTGAGTTTGGAACAGGTGGAATGAGAGGAATAATGGGGATGGGAACTAATCGTATGAATATATATATGATTAGAAAAGCTACTCAAGGATTTTCAAATTATTTAATCAATTCAAGTGGTGAATTCGGAAAGAATAAAGGTGTTGTAATTGCATATGACTGCCGGATTAATTCATATGAATTTGCTTTGAATTCAGCATTAGTACTGTGTGCCAATGGAATAAAAACATATCTGTTTTCTTCATTAAGAAGTACTCCAGAACTTTCATTTGCTGTAAGAGAACTTGAATGTCAGGCTGGAATAATGATAACAGCTTCACATAATCCTAAAGAATACAACGGATATAAAGTATATTGGAAAGATGGAGGACAATTAGTAGAGCCTCAAGCTTCTGGGATAATAGAAGAAGTAAATAAAACAGATGAATTTGAAGATGTAAAGATTGTAGCTCAAGAGGAAGCAGAAAAGTCAGGGTTATTAAATATTTTAAATGATGAATTAGACAGTAAATATTTAGAAAAGGTAAAGAAAGAATCTATTTTAAAAGATTTATCTAATAAAGAGAATTTTAAATTAGCATATTCTCCTCTTCATGGAACAGGTGGAAGACCAGTAAAAAGACTGTTAAATGAATTAGGATATAAAAATGTATATATAGTTGAAGCGCAGAAGAAGCCAGATGGAGAATTTCCAACTTGTTCATATGCCAATCCAGAAGAAAAAAATGTATTTGATCTTTCAATAAAGTTAGCAGATGAAATAGGAGCTAAAGTATGTTTAGCAAATGACCCTGATGCTGACAGAACAGGAATGATGGTAAAAGAAAAAAATGAATGGATATATCTTAATGGAAATCAGATAGGAATGCTTCTTTTAAAATATATTTTAGACAATAAAAAAGATATACCTAAAAATGGAGCAGTAGTTACAACAATAGTTTCTACACCAATATTAGATAAGATAACAGGAGAAAGAAATTTAAAAGTATTTAGAACTCTTACAGGATTTAAATATATAGGAGAAAAGATAAGAGAATTTGAAGAAGGAAAATATGATAATTCTTTTGTATTTGGAATGGAAGAATCTATTGGATATCTAAAAGGAACCTATGTAAGAGATAAAGATGGAATACTTGGAGTAATGCTTTTAACTGAAATGGTAGCATACTTTGAAAGCATAGGAACATCTTCAGTGAAAGAACTAAGAAAACTCTATGATAAATATGGTTGGTATAGTGAAATAACATATCCTGTAACAAGAGAAGGAATACAAGGAACAGAAGAAATAAAAAAGATGATGGAAGAACTTAGAAAAAGAGATTTAAAAGTTCTTTTAGATAAAAAGATAAATATTGTAAGAGACTATAAGTTGAAAAAAGAAAAGAACTATTTAGATAATTCAGAATCAGAATTACTTCTTCCAAAGTCAGATGTTATTCAATATATTTTAGAAGATGAAACATACATAACAGTAAGACCATCAGGAACAGAACCAAAGATAAAATATTACATCTATACTAAAGGAAAAAATAAGAAAGAAGCAGATGAAAAACTAGAGAATGTATTAAATGATTTTAAAGGATATATGGAATCACTTTTGAACTAG
- a CDS encoding MBOAT family O-acyltransferase, which produces MLFNSYEFIFLFLPITLIIYFTLNRYGKNNVAKGWLVIASLYFYSYFHLSYLYLILTSIIINYFIGNKLNHKSLTGKERKIWMIVGVIFNLGLLGYFKYYDFFVENINTVFRTNFTLLHILLPLGISFFTFQQLSFIIDSYNEKSMKYDFLSYCLFVTFFPQLIAGPIVLPNEMLPQFEDKRNKVINYENMNRGLYMFSIGLAKKVILADTIANFANAGFDQMETLNIIEAWMTSISYTLQLYFDFSGYCDMAMGIALMFNIILPLNFNSPYKSANIQEFWKKWHMTLGRFMTNYLYIPLGGNRLGERKTLRNLFIVFMASGIWHGAGWNFVIWGGLHGICILVHRIWKNSGRKMNKLLGWFITINLVNIFWVFFRAETLSGALKVLKGMLKIRSLKEMLSIEYKTFLYNDLGNKLSFFILVLSGIIVLFGKNTKEEEKLNKKIFYFFKSIFCITLGILFLNRISTFLYFNF; this is translated from the coding sequence ATGTTATTTAATTCATATGAGTTTATTTTCCTGTTTTTACCAATTACATTAATAATATATTTTACTTTAAATAGATATGGTAAAAATAATGTAGCTAAAGGATGGCTGGTAATAGCTTCCTTGTATTTTTATTCATATTTTCACCTTTCATATTTATATTTAATTTTAACTTCAATAATAATAAATTATTTTATTGGAAATAAATTAAATCATAAAAGTTTGACTGGAAAAGAAAGAAAAATATGGATGATAGTAGGAGTAATATTTAATTTAGGGTTATTAGGATATTTTAAATATTATGATTTCTTTGTAGAAAATATAAATACAGTATTTAGAACAAATTTTACCTTATTACATATACTGCTGCCATTAGGAATATCATTTTTTACATTTCAACAGCTTTCATTTATAATAGACAGTTACAATGAAAAAAGTATGAAATATGATTTTTTAAGTTATTGTCTATTTGTAACATTTTTTCCACAGTTAATAGCAGGACCAATAGTACTGCCAAATGAAATGCTTCCACAATTTGAAGATAAAAGAAATAAGGTGATAAATTATGAAAATATGAATAGAGGACTATATATGTTTTCTATAGGACTAGCTAAAAAAGTAATATTAGCAGATACAATAGCAAATTTTGCAAATGCAGGATTTGATCAAATGGAAACATTAAATATTATAGAAGCATGGATGACTTCAATATCATATACATTACAGCTATATTTTGATTTTAGTGGGTATTGTGATATGGCAATGGGAATAGCGCTGATGTTTAACATAATATTACCATTAAATTTCAATTCACCATATAAATCAGCAAATATACAGGAATTCTGGAAAAAATGGCATATGACATTGGGAAGATTTATGACAAATTATTTATATATTCCACTTGGAGGAAATAGATTAGGAGAAAGAAAAACCCTAAGAAATCTATTTATAGTATTCATGGCAAGTGGAATATGGCATGGAGCAGGCTGGAACTTTGTTATATGGGGAGGCTTACATGGAATATGCATTCTAGTACATAGAATATGGAAAAATAGTGGAAGAAAGATGAATAAATTACTAGGATGGTTTATAACAATAAATTTAGTAAATATATTTTGGGTATTTTTTAGAGCAGAAACATTAAGCGGAGCACTAAAAGTATTAAAAGGAATGTTAAAAATAAGAAGTTTAAAAGAAATGTTGAGTATCGAATATAAAACATTTCTTTATAATGATTTAGGAAATAAACTTTCTTTTTTCATTTTAGTTTTATCTGGAATAATAGTGTTATTTGGAAAAAATACAAAAGAAGAAGAGAAATTAAATAAAAAAATATTTTATTTTTTTAAAAGTATATTTTGTATAACTTTAGGAATATTATTTTTGAATAGAATTTCAACATTTTTATATTTTAATTTTTAG
- the cobS gene encoding adenosylcobinamide-GDP ribazoletransferase, producing the protein MKGILLLFRFMTRLPIGVDPKFDSDELGKSMKFFPVIGMIIGLILFGAFWLLYTVVYSPMVMAVLLVTIEVILTGGLHLDGLADTFDGIFSYRSKQKMLDIMKDSRLGTNGGLVLILYFMLKVVLLVEISEFAGLNMGILLLIVPVIARLNSVVNCASAPYARSTGMGKTFVDYTDAGGVVVATVLTAAFVGGAAYLFGLPYTILIVIPIIMLLGFFYAKLMTRKIGGITGDTLGAVVELSEIIAMFVIYILAAV; encoded by the coding sequence ATGAAAGGAATATTGTTACTTTTTAGATTTATGACTAGACTTCCTATTGGAGTTGATCCAAAATTTGATTCTGATGAGTTAGGAAAGAGCATGAAATTTTTTCCAGTAATTGGAATGATAATAGGTCTTATACTTTTTGGAGCATTCTGGCTGCTATATACTGTAGTATATTCACCAATGGTCATGGCAGTACTGCTTGTAACTATAGAGGTAATACTTACAGGGGGACTTCATCTGGATGGCCTGGCAGACACATTTGATGGGATATTCAGCTATAGAAGCAAACAAAAAATGCTTGATATAATGAAAGATTCGAGATTAGGTACTAATGGAGGGCTTGTTCTTATACTATATTTTATGTTAAAAGTAGTTCTTCTTGTAGAGATATCAGAATTTGCTGGACTTAATATGGGAATATTACTTCTAATAGTTCCAGTGATAGCAAGATTAAACAGTGTAGTAAATTGTGCATCAGCACCATATGCTAGATCTACTGGAATGGGAAAAACTTTTGTAGATTATACTGATGCTGGAGGAGTAGTTGTTGCTACAGTATTAACAGCAGCTTTTGTAGGAGGGGCAGCTTACTTATTCGGACTTCCTTATACTATTTTAATTGTTATTCCAATAATAATGCTTCTTGGATTCTTCTATGCAAAATTGATGACTAGAAAAATCGGTGGAATCACAGGGGATACATTAGGAGCAGTAGTTGAGCTTTCAGAAATAATTGCTATGTTTGTTATTTACATATTAGCAGCTGTATAG
- a CDS encoding HU family DNA-binding protein, giving the protein MNTREFVSYYKKLRKEQDETIEYEEAREEIEEIFNLIAEVIAMDEEVKFKNKGTFSLLKRKKRRIGSPTSKEVREIIPKKTIKFVQSKILEIS; this is encoded by the coding sequence ATGAACACTAGAGAATTTGTATCATATTACAAAAAATTGAGAAAAGAGCAGGATGAAACAATAGAATATGAAGAAGCAAGAGAAGAGATAGAAGAGATATTTAATCTTATAGCAGAAGTAATAGCTATGGATGAAGAGGTAAAATTTAAAAATAAAGGAACTTTCTCTCTTTTAAAAAGAAAAAAGAGAAGAATAGGCAGTCCAACTTCAAAAGAAGTGAGAGAAATAATTCCTAAAAAAACAATAAAATTTGTACAATCAAAAATATTAGAAATAAGTTGA
- a CDS encoding GDP-L-fucose synthase family protein: MINLKEKQIIVTGGAGFLGSHVIQKLLERGCKKENIFIPRSKNYNLTKERDVKKLYEDFKADIVIHIAADIGGIGYSKTHPASQFYNNLMMNTLIQDLAYKNRVEKFVGIGTVCSYPKFAPVPFKEEDLWNGYPEETNAAYGLSKKMMLVQSQAYREQYNFNAIHLLMINLYGPKDNFSLESSHVIPALIRKMLKANEENSDIEVWGDGSASREFIFVEDAAEAIILATEMYDGKEPVNIGNGQEISIKELIGILANLLKFQGKIIWDKTKPNGQPKRRLDVSKAKKYFDFKAKMELKEGLNETIKWYLENN, from the coding sequence ATGATAAATTTAAAAGAAAAGCAAATAATAGTAACAGGTGGAGCAGGTTTTTTAGGATCTCATGTCATTCAAAAATTATTGGAAAGAGGTTGTAAGAAAGAAAATATTTTTATTCCAAGAAGTAAAAATTATAATTTAACTAAAGAAAGAGATGTAAAAAAATTATATGAAGATTTTAAAGCAGATATAGTTATTCATATTGCAGCAGATATAGGAGGAATAGGATATAGTAAAACACACCCAGCATCTCAATTTTATAATAATTTAATGATGAATACTTTAATACAAGATTTAGCATATAAAAATAGAGTGGAAAAATTTGTAGGAATAGGAACTGTATGCTCTTATCCTAAGTTTGCTCCAGTTCCATTTAAAGAAGAAGATTTATGGAATGGATATCCTGAAGAAACAAATGCAGCTTATGGATTAAGCAAAAAGATGATGTTAGTGCAGTCACAAGCCTATAGAGAACAATATAATTTTAATGCAATTCATTTGTTGATGATCAATTTATATGGACCAAAAGATAACTTTTCTTTGGAATCATCACATGTAATTCCAGCATTAATAAGAAAAATGTTAAAAGCAAATGAAGAAAATTCAGATATTGAAGTATGGGGAGATGGAAGTGCATCAAGAGAATTTATTTTTGTTGAGGATGCAGCAGAGGCAATAATACTTGCAACAGAAATGTATGATGGAAAAGAACCTGTAAACATAGGAAATGGTCAAGAAATTTCAATAAAAGAATTAATAGGAATTTTAGCAAATTTATTAAAATTTCAAGGTAAAATTATTTGGGATAAAACAAAACCAAATGGACAACCTAAAAGAAGATTGGATGTTTCAAAGGCTAAAAAATATTTTGATTTTAAAGCAAAGATGGAATTAAAAGAAGGGTTAAATGAAACGATAAAATGGTATTTGGAGAATAATTGA
- the cobU gene encoding bifunctional adenosylcobinamide kinase/adenosylcobinamide-phosphate guanylyltransferase, whose amino-acid sequence MGRIIYFTGGSRSGKSRHAEEYIADMGYRDKIYLATAIIFDDEMRARVAKHREQRGENWTTVEGYKNTVELVKPHMKQGGVILLDCLTNMVTNLMIMEKEYDWDHMPDEELTSIENNIKKEVEELLEYIRSSDQDIVIVSNEIGMGIVPAYALGRHFRDICGRMNQLAAAKADEAYFVVSGIKMKLK is encoded by the coding sequence TTGGGAAGAATTATTTACTTCACTGGGGGATCTCGAAGTGGAAAAAGCAGACATGCAGAGGAGTATATAGCTGACATGGGGTATAGAGATAAAATATATCTGGCAACTGCAATCATATTTGATGATGAAATGAGAGCTCGTGTAGCTAAGCATAGAGAACAGCGAGGGGAGAACTGGACTACTGTAGAGGGATACAAAAATACAGTTGAACTTGTAAAACCTCACATGAAGCAGGGGGGAGTTATACTTCTGGACTGTCTGACAAATATGGTAACTAACCTCATGATAATGGAGAAAGAATATGACTGGGATCATATGCCTGATGAAGAACTTACATCAATAGAAAACAACATAAAAAAAGAAGTAGAAGAACTTCTGGAATATATAAGATCATCAGATCAGGATATTGTAATAGTTTCCAATGAAATAGGTATGGGAATAGTTCCTGCTTATGCTTTGGGGAGACATTTTAGAGATATATGCGGAAGAATGAATCAATTAGCAGCAGCAAAAGCTGATGAAGCATACTTTGTAGTTTCTGGGATAAAAATGAAATTAAAATAG
- a CDS encoding mannose-1-phosphate guanylyltransferase yields MLTAIIMAGGSGERFWPLSTPERPKQLLKIFSDKTMIRETVDRILPIIEAENIFIATNIIQAKEIEKELSDIPKENIIIEPAFKDTAAAIGYSSLIIENRFKNRLKDGEKLEVVVLASDHLIKEEEEFRKVILIAAKEAKENGMIVTLGIKPDKPETGYGYIEVKYDEIELNSIYKVKRFREKPSQELAESYLSSGKYLWNSGMFIFTIDTIFKNFEVLMEEHSTIFKEIEKEFKENLTGEELSNKVKRYFDKFEKISIDFGIMEYSKNIRVIPVDIGWNDIGSFNAFDEIFEKDENGNVVRGKEIRELDSKNNIVISDDLNISLLGIENLVIVKKDKELLISKKNKTQEIKKILNR; encoded by the coding sequence ATGTTAACAGCAATTATTATGGCAGGAGGAAGTGGAGAGAGGTTCTGGCCATTATCAACACCAGAAAGGCCAAAGCAACTTCTAAAAATATTTTCAGATAAAACTATGATAAGAGAAACTGTTGACAGGATACTTCCTATAATAGAAGCAGAAAATATATTTATAGCGACGAATATCATACAAGCAAAAGAGATAGAAAAAGAATTAAGCGATATTCCTAAAGAAAATATAATAATAGAACCAGCTTTTAAAGATACAGCAGCAGCAATAGGATATTCTTCTTTGATAATAGAAAATAGATTTAAAAATAGATTAAAAGATGGAGAAAAGCTAGAAGTAGTAGTACTAGCTTCAGATCATCTAATTAAAGAGGAAGAAGAATTTAGAAAAGTCATACTAATTGCAGCAAAAGAAGCAAAAGAAAATGGAATGATAGTTACTTTAGGAATAAAACCAGACAAACCAGAAACAGGATATGGATATATAGAAGTAAAATATGATGAAATAGAACTTAATTCTATATATAAAGTAAAAAGATTTAGAGAAAAACCAAGTCAGGAATTAGCTGAAAGTTATCTTTCAAGTGGAAAATATCTTTGGAATAGTGGAATGTTTATATTTACGATAGATACTATATTTAAAAATTTTGAAGTATTGATGGAAGAACATTCAACAATATTTAAAGAAATAGAAAAAGAATTTAAAGAAAATTTAACAGGAGAAGAACTTAGCAACAAAGTAAAGAGATACTTTGATAAATTTGAAAAAATATCAATAGATTTTGGAATAATGGAATATTCAAAAAATATCCGAGTAATACCAGTAGATATAGGTTGGAATGATATAGGAAGCTTTAATGCATTTGATGAGATATTTGAAAAAGATGAAAATGGAAATGTAGTGAGAGGAAAAGAGATAAGAGAATTAGATTCAAAAAACAATATAGTAATATCAGATGATTTGAATATTTCATTATTAGGAATAGAAAATTTAGTAATAGTAAAAAAAGATAAAGAACTTTTAATATCAAAGAAAAATAAGACACAGGAAATAAAAAAAATTTTAAATAGATAA
- a CDS encoding glycosyltransferase family 4 protein, with amino-acid sequence MRIILCDNRMEGHHKPYFSTLLKLNYTKLKYVELDLAPSLKKNFFKYFLSRRKLIKEFLKNNEENDDVIVHFLTLDFIYSYMFLKKSINAIGTLHQVPKSLLKKIFLKIFSKKIRLIIVHSEFLKENLKRMGIENVRVVNYPSFYNYSKIGNKNELRIKNKIDSEKIVLSCLGGTRKDKGLNILLESLKYININFKKNLLINIVGKEEEFKKEYIEKELKDIPNRIILEKVSDDEFMENILITDLMIMPYLKSFGGVSGPMTEAIVNKIPCIAPKELEIGKIIIEKNIGEVFNCEDPIDLARVIEETIKKINSYYNTNYHTKLTKENFLKKYDEIYKNICENKN; translated from the coding sequence ATGCGAATTATTTTATGTGACAATAGAATGGAAGGACATCATAAGCCATATTTTTCTACACTTTTAAAGTTAAATTATACCAAATTAAAGTATGTAGAATTAGATTTAGCTCCTTCACTAAAAAAGAATTTTTTTAAATATTTCCTCTCTAGAAGGAAACTAATTAAAGAGTTTTTAAAAAATAATGAAGAGAATGATGATGTTATAGTACATTTTTTAACTTTAGATTTTATTTATTCATATATGTTTTTAAAAAAAAGTATAAATGCAATTGGAACTTTACATCAAGTTCCTAAAAGTTTATTAAAAAAGATATTTTTAAAGATTTTTTCTAAAAAAATAAGATTAATAATCGTACATTCAGAATTTCTAAAAGAAAATTTAAAAAGAATGGGAATAGAAAATGTAAGAGTAGTAAATTATCCTAGTTTTTATAACTATTCAAAAATTGGGAATAAAAATGAATTAAGAATAAAAAATAAAATAGATAGTGAAAAAATAGTATTGAGTTGTTTAGGAGGAACAAGGAAGGATAAAGGATTAAATATTTTGTTAGAAAGTCTGAAATATATAAATATAAATTTTAAAAAAAATCTTTTAATAAATATAGTTGGAAAAGAAGAAGAATTTAAAAAAGAGTATATAGAGAAAGAATTAAAAGATATACCAAATAGAATAATACTAGAAAAAGTAAGTGATGATGAGTTTATGGAAAATATTCTAATAACTGATTTAATGATTATGCCATATTTAAAATCTTTTGGTGGGGTAAGTGGTCCAATGACAGAAGCAATTGTTAATAAAATACCATGTATAGCTCCAAAAGAATTAGAAATTGGAAAAATTATAATAGAAAAAAATATAGGAGAAGTATTTAATTGTGAAGACCCTATTGATTTAGCAAGAGTAATAGAAGAAACAATAAAAAAAATAAATAGTTATTACAATACAAATTATCATACTAAATTAACTAAAGAAAATTTTTTAAAAAAATATGATGAAATATATAAAAATATCTGTGAAAATAAAAATTAG
- the gmd gene encoding GDP-mannose 4,6-dehydratase, with amino-acid sequence MKKIALITGITGQDGSYLAEFLLDKEYEVHGIIRRASTFNTGRIEHLYIDDLIEDMHKERKIYLHYGDMTDSMSITRLIREIKPTEIYNLAAQSHVQVSFEVPEYTADSNAVGVLRILEAVRFLGMEKTCRIYQASTSELFGRVQEVPQKETTPFYPTSPYAVAKQYGYWIVKNYRDAYDMYAVNGILFNHESERRGETFVTRKITLAAARISKGYQKKLYLGNLNALRDWGYAKDYIECMWLMMQQDKPEDFVIATGEQYSVRDFCNIAFKEVGIEIEWCGEGINEKGINKVTGETVIEVDPKYFRPSDVETLLGDPTKARTVLGWNPRKTSFKNLVKIMVEHDLGFVEKDHFLKVRG; translated from the coding sequence ATGAAAAAGATAGCATTAATAACAGGAATAACAGGACAAGATGGCTCATATCTTGCAGAATTTCTTTTAGATAAAGAATATGAAGTACATGGAATAATAAGAAGAGCTTCAACTTTTAATACAGGAAGAATAGAACATCTATATATAGATGATTTAATTGAAGATATGCATAAAGAAAGAAAAATATACCTTCATTATGGAGATATGACAGATTCTATGAGTATAACAAGATTAATAAGAGAAATAAAACCAACAGAAATATATAACCTTGCAGCACAATCTCATGTACAGGTATCTTTTGAAGTACCAGAGTATACAGCTGATTCAAATGCAGTAGGAGTATTAAGAATACTTGAAGCAGTAAGATTTTTAGGAATGGAAAAAACTTGCAGGATATATCAAGCTTCCACTTCAGAATTGTTTGGAAGAGTACAGGAAGTACCACAAAAAGAAACAACACCATTTTATCCAACATCACCATATGCAGTAGCAAAGCAGTATGGATATTGGATAGTAAAAAACTATAGAGATGCCTATGATATGTATGCAGTAAATGGAATACTATTCAATCATGAAAGTGAAAGAAGAGGAGAAACATTTGTAACAAGGAAAATAACATTAGCAGCAGCAAGAATATCAAAAGGATATCAGAAAAAACTATACTTAGGAAATCTGAATGCGCTTAGAGACTGGGGATATGCAAAAGACTATATTGAATGTATGTGGCTTATGATGCAGCAAGATAAACCAGAAGATTTTGTAATAGCAACAGGAGAACAATACTCCGTGAGAGATTTTTGTAATATAGCATTTAAAGAAGTAGGAATAGAAATAGAATGGTGTGGAGAAGGTATAAACGAAAAAGGAATAAATAAAGTAACAGGAGAAACGGTAATAGAAGTAGATCCAAAATACTTTAGACCTTCAGATGTAGAAACATTACTAGGAGACCCAACAAAAGCAAGAACAGTACTAGGATGGAATCCAAGAAAAACATCATTTAAGAATTTAGTAAAAATAATGGTAGAACATGATTTAGGATTTGTGGAAAAAGATCATTTTTTAAAAGTAAGGGGATAA
- a CDS encoding HU family DNA-binding protein — MTEKEFLTLYKERRNLKSIREAKERLDSFWKALFDVLEEEEKVIIKDWGIFEKKEVKPRKILNLATREMMITEEKKVIKFKPRMKMIDKVNELNTLMEEEYEH; from the coding sequence ATGACAGAAAAAGAGTTTTTAACCTTATATAAGGAAAGAAGGAATCTAAAAAGCATAAGAGAAGCAAAAGAAAGATTAGATTCTTTCTGGAAAGCTCTTTTTGATGTTTTAGAAGAAGAAGAAAAAGTAATAATAAAAGACTGGGGAATATTTGAAAAGAAAGAAGTAAAACCAAGAAAGATATTAAATCTAGCTACTAGAGAAATGATGATAACAGAAGAAAAGAAAGTTATCAAATTTAAACCTAGAATGAAAATGATAGATAAAGTAAATGAACTCAATACTCTAATGGAGGAAGAATATGAACACTAG
- a CDS encoding lipopolysaccharide biosynthesis protein, whose product MNRFDILKKQVSFGMIYKILSMGLSYFSIPLFLKYLGQQDYGLWMTIFSIVSWIYTFDLGIGNGLKNKLTESLTKKNYNEAREYITTGYIVLGIIAICILTLGLIGIKVIDIGKFLNIDFYSENYIKLIFEIVFAMTILNFIVFLYKTFYLSIHNSSIMNLGNFLFQLLFIISLYILNYYNKVSLITVSIIYPGINLILGLFFTKKFFNKYKELTPSIKSFSKKKIKGIGSIGISFFIIQISVLFILTVDNLLITKYVGTDAVASYSIVSKLFQSFIVLESIISVPMWTLFLDSYIKKDKKWILNIFKKINILFLFLIIVIIVVIFLAPYIIKIWIGREIFIPKYLILLWGIFVLNRVYGDIHMIFINGTGKIHLQMWLYVLGGIINIPLSIYFIRDLDMGSSGAILGTNICMLPLAVIMPIQAHFIIKKMK is encoded by the coding sequence ATGAATAGATTTGACATTTTAAAAAAACAAGTGTCGTTTGGAATGATATATAAAATATTAAGTATGGGATTAAGTTATTTTTCAATTCCTTTATTTTTAAAATATTTAGGTCAGCAGGATTATGGGTTATGGATGACAATTTTTTCAATTGTAAGTTGGATATATACATTTGATTTAGGAATAGGAAATGGACTTAAAAATAAGCTTACAGAAAGCTTAACTAAAAAAAATTATAATGAGGCTAGAGAATATATAACTACTGGATATATTGTTTTAGGAATAATAGCCATATGTATTCTTACTTTAGGATTAATTGGAATTAAAGTAATAGATATTGGAAAATTTTTAAATATAGATTTTTATAGTGAAAATTATATAAAATTAATATTTGAGATAGTATTTGCAATGACTATTTTAAATTTTATAGTTTTTTTATATAAAACTTTTTATCTTTCTATTCATAATAGTTCTATTATGAATCTGGGTAATTTTTTATTTCAATTACTCTTTATTATTTCACTATATATCCTTAATTATTATAATAAAGTTTCATTAATAACAGTATCAATAATTTATCCTGGAATAAATTTAATATTAGGATTATTTTTTACAAAAAAGTTTTTTAATAAATATAAAGAATTGACTCCCAGTATTAAGAGTTTTAGTAAAAAAAAAATAAAAGGGATAGGAAGTATAGGAATAAGTTTTTTTATAATACAAATATCAGTGCTCTTCATACTTACTGTTGACAATTTATTGATAACAAAATATGTAGGAACAGATGCTGTAGCAAGTTATAGTATAGTTTCTAAATTGTTTCAGAGCTTTATAGTATTGGAGTCAATAATTTCAGTTCCTATGTGGACTTTATTTCTTGATTCATATATAAAAAAAGATAAAAAATGGATACTAAATATATTTAAAAAAATTAATATATTATTTCTATTTTTAATAATAGTAATAATAGTAGTTATATTTTTAGCACCTTATATAATTAAAATATGGATAGGGCGAGAAATATTTATTCCTAAATATCTTATTTTATTATGGGGAATATTTGTATTAAATAGAGTATATGGAGATATACATATGATTTTTATAAATGGAACAGGAAAAATTCATTTACAAATGTGGCTATATGTTTTAGGAGGTATCATTAATATCCCTCTTTCTATATATTTTATAAGGGATTTAGACATGGGAAGTAGTGGAGCGATTCTTGGAACGAATATATGCATGTTACCATTGGCAGTAATAATGCCCATACAAGCACACTTTATCATAAAGAAAATGAAATAA